From a region of the Salarias fasciatus chromosome 6, fSalaFa1.1, whole genome shotgun sequence genome:
- the LOC115390499 gene encoding cytosol aminopeptidase-like, with the protein MLLARRAVRTAARTNPCRSFSASQSHLNQRKGLVLGVFEKEGGHHLTEAAAGFDQSLSGKLSELLKISGPALKKGKSRIFYGIHKDFPCVAVVGLGKNNAGVCGAENWDTSKENIRHAVSAGCRLLQDLEVNHVEVDSCGDAQSAAEGAVLGLFQYDQLKSKKKPKVTTQLHGSADSFEGWQKGVTYAEGQNLARLLMEAPANHITPTAFAHTIEEKLAAHAERVTVNKRSQAWIEQQQMGAFLSVTKGSEEPPVFLELHYNGSSDCQQPPLLLVGKGVTFDSGGISLKPSPSMDAMRADMGGAATVCASIVTAAALKLPLNIIGLAPLCENMPSGKATKPGDVVTAKNGKTIQVDNTDAEGRLILADALCYGHTFNPRAIVNVATLTGAMDVALGSAATGVFTNSDWLWEQLHKASVVTGDRVWRMPLFEHYSKQVTDSQLADLNNIGKYSRSGGACTAAAFLREFVTSPHWAHLDIAGVMSNKDEVPYLKKGMSGRPTRTLVEFAASLAHSG; encoded by the exons ATGCTTCTAGCGAGGAGAGCTGTGCGGACCGCGGCGCGCACAAACCCGTGCAGGTCGTTTTCTGCCTCACAGTCTCACCTGAACCAGAGAAAA GGTTTAGTGCTGGGAGTGTTTGAGAAGGAGGGCGGTCACCATctgactgaagctgctgcaggtttcgaCCAGTCTCTGTCCGGGAAACTCTCAGAATTGCTGAAAAT ctctggaccTGCACTCAAAAAAGGCAAAAGCAGAATATTCTATGGAATTCACAAG GACTTCCCGTGTGTAGCAGTTGTAGGTTTGGGGAAGAACAATGCAGGCGTCTGTGGAGCAGAGAACTGGGACACCAGCAAGGAGAACATCAGACATGCTGTTTCAG CTGGCTGCCGCTTACTTCAGGACTTGGAGGTGAACCATGTGGAGGTCGACAGCTGCGGTGATGCCCAGTCAGCTGCAGAAGGTGCTGTCCTGGGTTTGTTTCAGTACGACCAACTCAAATCCAAGAAAAAGCCTAAAGTTACCACACAGCTTCATGGAAG CGCTGACTCGTTCGAGGGCTGGCAGAAAGGTGTCACTTATGCAGAAGGTCAAAACCTGGCTCGGCTACTCATGGAGGCTCCGGCCAATCATATCACTCCGACCGCCTTCGCTCACACCATCGAGGAGAAACTGGCGGCACATGCTGAACGAGTCACAGTAAATAAGAG aTCCCAGGCTTGGAttgaacagcagcagatggGAGCTTTCCTTAGTGTGACTAAAGGTTCAGAGGAGCCTCCTGTCTTCCTGGAGCTGCATTACAACGGCTCATCTGACTGTCAGCAGCCACCACTCCTCCTGGTGGGCAAGGGCGTCACATTTGACAG CGGTGGGATTTCCCTGAAGCCCTCTCCTTCCATGGATGCAATGAGAGCTGATATGGGTGGAGCAGCGACTGTGTGTGCATCCATCGTGACTGCTGCCGCTCTCAAACTGCCACTGAACATTATTG GCCTGGCCCCGCTGTGTGAGAACATGCCCAGTGGAAAAGCTACAAAACCAGGAGATGTGGTAACGGCCAAGAATGGAAAAACAATCCAG GTTGATAATACTGACGCAGAGGGCCGACTGATCCTCGCTGATGCACTCTGTTACGGACACACCTTCAATCCCAGAGCAATTGTCAACGTCGCTACTCTAACAG GTGCGATGGATGTGGCGCTCGGCTCTGCAGCAACAGGAGTGTTTACGAACTCTGACTGGCTCTGGGAGCAGCTGCACAAG GCCAGCGTTGTGACGGGTGACAGAGTGTGGCGGATGCCTCTGTTCGAGCACTACTCCAAACAAGTGACTGACAGCCAGCTGGCCGACCTCAACAACATTGGCAAATATAGCCG TTCTGGTGGTGCGtgcacagcagctgctttcctCAGGGAGTTTGTGACGTCTCCTCACTGGGCTCACTTGGACATCGCCGGCGTGATGAGTAACAAAGATGAAGTTCCTTACCTGAAGAAAGGCATGTCTGGGAGACCGACAAGGACTCTGGTGGAGTTTGCTGCCAGTTTGGCCCACAGTGGCTGA
- the LOC115390504 gene encoding mediator of RNA polymerase II transcription subunit 28-like — protein MASSMGGMFPGQQPPGPHPVGGPSGPGQPGFPGSAPRAPGNNTLVDELEASFEACFASLVSQDYVNGTDQEEIRTGVDQCIQKFLDVARQTECFFLQKRLQLSVQKPEQVVKEDVSELRNELQRKELLVQKHLTKLHHWQQVLEDVSVQHRKPSDLPPPGPLAFLEQASASLPPAPLKPN, from the exons ATGGCCTCGTCCATGGGTGGAATGTTTCCAGGCCAGCAGCCGCCGGGTCCTCATCCTGTTGGGGGTCCAAGTGGACCGGGCCAACCCGGTTTCCCCGGCAGTGCTCCTAGAGCCCCGGGAAACAACACGCTGGTGGATGAACTGGAGGCTTCCTTTGAG GCGTGTTTTGCCTCCTTGGTAAGCCAAGATTATGTGAATGGAACAGATCAGGAGGAGATCCGAACAG GTGTGGATCAGTGCATTCAGAAATTTCTGGATGTGGCTCGGCAGACAGAGTGCTTCTTCCTACAAAAAAGGCTCCAGCTGTCGGTGCAGAAACCAGAGCAGGTTGTGAAAGAG GATGTGTCAGAGTTGCGTAATGAGCTCCAAAGGAAGGAATTGCTGGTTCAGAAGCACTTGACCAAGCTGCACCACTGGCAGCAAGTGCTGGAGGACGTGAGCGTTCAACATCGCAAGCCCAGCGACCTCCCTCCTCCCGGGCCGCTGGCCTTTCTAGAGCAGGCCTCTGCCAGTCTGCCCCCTGCGCCTCTGAAGCCCAACTAA